The following nucleotide sequence is from Candidatus Aminicenantes bacterium.
GCGGGCGTCTTCCAGGCTTTTTCCCTGGCGCAACAGTTCAGAGATAATGGTCTCGGTGTTGAACATGGAGGGCTGGCCGAAACCGGTGGCCACGATCTTCAGGGCCCGGCGCACAAATCGATCCGGGTTCTTGCAACTGATCTGCACCATGGAGCTGGGCTGCAGGATGCGCATTTCCTCGATTACGTCCAAGATCATGTAGGTCAATTCATTGACCCCGTCTTTTCCATCCCGTGTCAGCCCTCCCAGGTTGATCAAACAGAAATCGGTATAGGTGTTGCTTTCCTGGGCGGTAACCCCGACTTTGGGCGGGGCGGGCTGGTTGTTGAACTTGATCCAGAAGGCGCACAGCAACTCTCTGGCGCGCTCCGGGGTCAAGCGCTTTTCCGCCAGGTCGCGGCGGAAAAAGGGAAGCAGGTGCTGATCCAATCGACCGGGATTAAAGGAATCCCAGGTGTTGAACTCGGTGATCACTCCCAGGTGAACAAACCAGTAGTGTTGCAACGCTTCCCAGAAAGTTCGTGGCGCCTGTTCCGGAACCCGGGAACAGATGACGGCCATTGTCTGCAATTCCTGGCGGCGCGCCGGATCGCTTTCTTTTTCTGCCTGCTTTTTTAACAGGTCGGCGTAGCGTTGGCCCAAAGCAATGATTCCCAACGCCGCCTGTTCCATTCCCTGCAGGTTCTCACGGGTCTCCAGGGCGCGCGGATCGGTGACGAAGTTTAGTTGCTCCAGGTTGGAGCGGATCTCGCCAAGAATATCCAGAAAGCCTTTTTCAAATATGCGGGCGCCACCGGCGGTATGTCCCGGGGCGCGCTGTTCCTGGAATTCGGTAAAAACGCCGGCTTCATATGCATGGCGCCATTCAGAAGAAAGTTCCTTGAACATGCGTTCGCGCAACGAGCGCCCCTTCCAGAACGGGATGATCTGTTTCTCGTACACGCGCCGGGTTTCACTATCCACCGTGAACGAGACTTTGGGGCGGGAATGCAGTGTATCAAGGTCTTGAAGAGAGTGCAGACAGATTTCAGGATAGGTGGGGGTGGCCCGGGGAAACGGACCCCGTTCCCCCACAATCAGTTCCCCCTTGTCCAGAAAAAGGGTTTTGTTTTCCATGATGTGGCGGAAAGCGGACCCGCGCAGCACCGCGGCCGGCATTGCCGCGTGCATGGGATCGGCGCAAAACTCTGTGAGCAGGCGGGCGCGTTCCGTAGAAATGCAGGGGTGTGTGCGTTGGCTTTGTCTGCGCAGGCGGCGGATGCGTTCATTCATGTCAACCTCCAATGCGTACTTGCGGATGTACCTCTTTCAGCCGATTCGCAAGGGCCAGAACACTCGCTTCGGGCAAACTTGGAACCTCGCGCATGGGATTCCTGATTTGCAGGCGCCGGTACTTGTGGGCTGCCGCCGGGTGAAAAGGCAGGATGGAGACGCGTTCGATGCGATCCGCCCAGGCGCGCACCCGGTCTCTAAGCGCGCTGAGATTATCGGGCGTGTCCGTGTAGCCGGGGATCAGGGGAAACCTCAACCACAGGCGGGAACGGCCGGCCATCAATTGCTCCAGGTTGGTAAAGATGTAACGGTCTGTCGCGCCGCAATGGCGAAGCAGGTCGCGAGAAAAGAAAAACTTGATGTCAAAAAGAACCAAGTCGGCGCGGAGCAAGAGGGGCAGGGCTTTTTGCGGGGGGGCATGTCCGCAGGTGTCCAGGGCGGTGTGCAGGCTCCTTTCACGGCAATCTGCCAGCAGGGCATCGAGGAAGCGGGGCTGAGAAAGGGGGTCACCCCCCGAGAAGGTCACGCCCCCGCCGGATTCCTCGAAAAAGACCCGGTCCCTTTCAACCCGGCTGATCAGTTCAGCGGCCGTTAACTGTCGCGCGCCGGGCGGTACGGGCCGGCCGCGACGGATAAGGGGCACGGATTCCGGGTTGTGGCACCAGGGGCAATGCAGGGGGCAGCCCTGAAAAAAAGCCGTGGTGCGAATTCCGGGCCCGTCGTGGACGGCAAAGCGTTTTGTGTCGAAAATCCAACCGGTTATTGAGGGCATTCTGATATCTGATATATCAACTGGCGGAAGAACTGTCAAGGAAAAACAAGTTGAGGAAGTTGAGGGAGGAAAGTGAAAAGTAATGCCGGCGAATGGCTATTGGGGAGAGGCTCTCCTCAACTTCTCAACTGCTTTCCCTCCTGATAACTGCCACCCTTTTCCAACTCTTTCAACTTCTTCCCTCTTGTGCCCGAAAGGGTATTTCAACTCTTTAGCTTTTCAACTCTTCAACTTTTTTTATTCTTGGGATTTGGGCACGACAATCCGTTGGCTGCGCGAAACGGACAGTCCGGTGTGGCGATCTTCGGCCGAGAAGTAGATGCGATAGGGACCGGGTCGCGGGAATTTCAATGCCAGCGACACATCCAGCAGGGGATCCGGGACGGAAAAGCGGCGCTCGAATTCAAGGGTTCCTCCCCCCAGGGACTCCGCGGTGAGCCAGACCTGGACGGAGGAGTGAAGTACGCCGTTATTCATGCGTACCGCGTATCCGGAGAGCACGAAATTCAGGCGGTCGGGGCGGCACTGGAAATCCACCAGTTTAATTTCGTCTATTTCACTGAGCAGGAGACGTTCCTGGTGAAATACCTCCAGGGTTTCATTTTGAATGCGCACGTCGATTTGCCTGAGGTCACGGACCTTTTCTGTTTCCATGCGTTGGGGGGCATACGTAATGCGATAATATACATCTTCCGCGTTTACCAATCGCGCCAGGGCCCGGTCGGCCTGGTTGTCGCTGACAATCCGGCCTCCGGTGGCGCGGGCGATGCGCTCGAAAGCCCATTTCCAGTCCGAAAACACATCCCGAATGACCAGGTATTGAGAATGGTCGACGCCACGGGAACGAGAATCCATTTTTACCAGTTGGTAAGTGGCCCCGGCCTGGATGAATGCCTGCTCAATATCGGCCAACTGCGTGGTGGTGTTGCGAGGGCTGTTCATGGCGCGAATCATTTTCTGGGCGAATCCACGCAACTGGTTAACGTAATCCGGGTTTTCAAAGCGCATCATCAGGTTTGCATAGGGGTGCAGGGCCGGAAAAACCGGCTGCTGGAAAAAGACCAGGGCCCATTTTTCGTTTTTCATGGATTTGAGGGCATTGGCCAGATTGCCCAGCCTGCGTTGACCGGCTTCCAGGTGGCGTTGCTGAAAGCTGCGCCATTCCGTCTCAATGCTGTTTGTGAATTCGTTAAATACGCGTTGGAAGGTCAGGGATTCGGGTTCGTCCGAACCCTGGCGGCTGCGGAACTTCGGCACAAAGTCATCGCACAAAGCCTTAAAATGACGGGCCGTGGCGGTGATGTCCTGCTCAATGCGCCGGGTCCATTGCACGACATGCTGATTGAATGTCCCCAGGGCTTGCGCCGCCTCATCCCGATTGTTAATGATTTGGGATACCGTCGGCAGCATCAGTATGACGGTGTCTCCGTCACGGTATACGTGTTCAAACAGGTAATTCAACGATTGGGTCAGCGAGTCGTTTTGCTGCCAGATCCAGAAGTAGACCAGTATCACCCGGGGGGCTTTTTTCTGAAATGCATCGTTGCCGGACAGGTCGACCGTACCCAGGCGCCGGCGGATTTCCGTGCAACTGGTTATGGGTACGGGTCTTTTGTACTCAAAGACTGTGAAATCCTCTGCTTTCAGGCCGGCCCTGGGGATACCGTCCCGGGTTAAGGCGCGAACAATCAACTCCATCCGACTGACCCGGACGTATTCCTCTATTTGATCGCTGTCGGTCACAGGCACGCGTGCCGTCGACATTATGGTCAGCATGACCAACAGGACAGGCAAGCGGACAATTTTCACGGTCTTTCGCCTCCAGTAGGTTCGACGAGGCGCTTGTCGGGCAGGATGACCTGGATTACCTGATTCTCTTCCACGTTGTGGCCGGTGAATCGATCTTCCGCGTGAAAATGGAGCCGGTAATGGCCGGACCGGGGGAAATGGATGGCCATGGAAACCTGCAGAAAGGGTTCAGCAGTATTGAAATCACGCGTAAATGTCTGGATCTCCTTTTTCCCGGATTCAGCGGTGATGCGAACCCGGACATCTGATTGCAAATGTTCGCCTTCCAGGCGCACGGCGTATCCGGTCAGTATGAATTTGAGGCGGGTGGCATCGCAGTGGAATTCTGCCAGGCGGATCTCTTCCACTTCGCTCAAGCGTATGCTGCGTACATGGTGGATGCGGACCCGGGGGCGGCTGGAAGTGATGACCAGGCGGCGTTGATCCTTATCATTTTCGTTTCCCTCCAGGGCGGGACGGTAAGTCAGGCGGTAGTAAACATCCTCGGCATCCGCCACTCGCCGCAGGCCGCGGTCGGGGATGTTGTCGCTGATGATTTTTCCGCCGGTGGCCCCAACCAGGCGTTGAAATGTCCATTGCCGATCCGAAAAAACCTCTCTCAAGGTCAGATCCGGATAAGCGTCCGCTTTATCGTTGTGGGTGTCCATGCGAATCAGGTGAAAAGTGGTGTTGCAGCGGAGGAAAGCCTGTTCAATGGCCTGGAGCTGGACTTCCGGTTCATGGGGTGAGTTCATGGTGCGAATCATCTCATTTGAGAAATTTCTCAGTTGTTCGGCCTGTCCGGGATCTTCAAACCGGGTCCAGATCAGCGCGTTGGGGTGCATGGTGGGGAATGTGGGGGGCTGAAGAAAAACGATGGCCCATTTCTGGTGCTTGATGCCGTGCATCAGTTCGGCCAAACGCTTGAAATTGCGGTTGGGGATATTCAGGAAACTGCCGCGGAAAAATTGCCAATCACCCAAAACCGAGTTTCTGAATGTTTCGAAAGCGCGCCTGAATCCCCAATCGCTGTCCGCCGTCCGCATGAGCCTTTCATTCTCGACTAAATCGCGAAGCAGGCGGTTCAGGTTGGCGACAATGCTTTCCAGGCTCCGTGAGCGCTGCCGGGTCCATTCCTGCAGGTCACGTTCGAACTCTTTGCGGATAGCTGGAATATCATTGCGATGCTGAATCACGCGGGTAGTGGTGGGCAGGGAAAGCACCAGGGTATCCCCTTCGCGATAGATCTGATCAAAGATGCTGTCCAACGCTTTGGCATACACTTCGCTGTCCTGCCAGACCCAGAAGTAGACGAGAAAGAAGCGGGGAGTTTGCGGAAACCGGCCGATTGCGGTTGAATCACTGTTGATGCGGCGCTTGACTTCAACGCAACTGGTAATGGGGACGGAAAGACCGTTCTCGCTGATGGCAAAGTCCTTTTTCGTTAATCCGG
It contains:
- a CDS encoding glycyl radical protein; the encoded protein is MNERIRRLRRQSQRTHPCISTERARLLTEFCADPMHAAMPAAVLRGSAFRHIMENKTLFLDKGELIVGERGPFPRATPTYPEICLHSLQDLDTLHSRPKVSFTVDSETRRVYEKQIIPFWKGRSLRERMFKELSSEWRHAYEAGVFTEFQEQRAPGHTAGGARIFEKGFLDILGEIRSNLEQLNFVTDPRALETRENLQGMEQAALGIIALGQRYADLLKKQAEKESDPARRQELQTMAVICSRVPEQAPRTFWEALQHYWFVHLGVITEFNTWDSFNPGRLDQHLLPFFRRDLAEKRLTPERARELLCAFWIKFNNQPAPPKVGVTAQESNTYTDFCLINLGGLTRDGKDGVNELTYMILDVIEEMRILQPSSMVQISCKNPDRFVRRALKIVATGFGQPSMFNTETIISELLRQGKSLEDAREGGASGCVESGAFGREAYFLTGYFNLPKILELTLHNGRDPRTGIQLGPRTGKAGDFSDFKQLIQAFSRQVAFFADLKIQGNNLIEQLYARNMPAPFLSLVIEDCVTRGRDYHSGGARYNTSYIQGVGLGSITDSLSAIRRHVFETGAVTLEELTCMLERDFEDHEHWRQRLRDQTPRWGNDDDAADGLATRVFEIFFAAVDGRPNSRGGVHRINLLPTTSHVYFGSITGATADGRRAGTPLSEGISPVQGADRNGPTAVLRSAARIDHQRTGGTLLNQKFSPDLMQNPESLEKVLYLVRAYFRLGGHHVQFNVVDANTLREAQREPEKHRDLIVRVAGYSDYFNNLGRDLQDEIIQRTEYQGF
- a CDS encoding radical SAM protein; this translates as MPSITGWIFDTKRFAVHDGPGIRTTAFFQGCPLHCPWCHNPESVPLIRRGRPVPPGARQLTAAELISRVERDRVFFEESGGGVTFSGGDPLSQPRFLDALLADCRERSLHTALDTCGHAPPQKALPLLLRADLVLFDIKFFFSRDLLRHCGATDRYIFTNLEQLMAGRSRLWLRFPLIPGYTDTPDNLSALRDRVRAWADRIERVSILPFHPAAAHKYRRLQIRNPMREVPSLPEASVLALANRLKEVHPQVRIGG